A window of the Acidimicrobiales bacterium genome harbors these coding sequences:
- a CDS encoding response regulator transcription factor translates to MSLPSVLVVEDEEAFIDALTIGLEREGFEVRIARDGAEAIAAFDEREPDLILLDLMLPRISGIDVCRDIRTKSRVPIIMVTAKSSEIDVVVGLEVGADDYITKPYRMRELIARMRAVMRRSDDVRDDADRTPDEVLEVGDVRMDRASHEVFVRDEKVALPLKEYELLSLLLENAGRVLARDTLIDRAWGHDYVGDTKTLDVHIKRLRGKIEDNPSQPVRIVTVRGVGYKFERTAP, encoded by the coding sequence ATGTCCCTCCCATCGGTCCTCGTCGTCGAAGACGAAGAAGCATTCATCGACGCGCTCACCATCGGTCTCGAACGCGAGGGGTTCGAGGTGCGGATCGCTCGCGACGGTGCCGAGGCGATCGCCGCCTTCGATGAACGGGAACCCGACCTGATCCTGCTCGACCTCATGCTCCCGCGGATCTCGGGCATCGACGTCTGCCGCGACATCCGCACCAAGTCTCGTGTCCCGATCATCATGGTCACGGCCAAGTCGAGTGAGATCGACGTGGTCGTCGGACTCGAGGTCGGCGCCGACGACTACATCACCAAGCCCTACCGAATGCGTGAACTCATCGCACGAATGCGGGCGGTGATGCGCCGGTCCGACGATGTTCGTGACGACGCCGACCGGACGCCCGACGAGGTGCTCGAAGTCGGCGACGTCCGCATGGATCGAGCGAGCCACGAGGTCTTCGTTCGCGACGAGAAGGTCGCGCTACCGTTGAAGGAGTACGAGCTCCTGTCGCTGCTGCTCGAGAACGCTGGGCGGGTCCTGGCGCGCGACACGCTCATCGACCGCGCCTGGGGTCACGACTACGTCGGCGACACCAAGACGCTCGACGTCCACATCAAACGGTTGCGGGGCAAGATCGAAGACAACCCGAGCCAGCCGGTCAGGATCGTCACGGTGCGGGGCGTCGGCTACAAATTCGAGCGAACTGCTCCCTGA
- a CDS encoding ATP-binding protein, with amino-acid sequence MIVVWIAIAAVAGAALGVAFGRRSGRRVGGQAREQREYIHESDERVMQAIETLPLGIVLYDGAGQRVFHNSSAMVLGGNRHQRPLVDAALEDVSSWAGVHGQAERSLDLFGPPRQVLEFRGSQVMVDGASIGVVVIIEDVTEQRRSVEVRRDFVANVSHELKTPVGAMGILAEALVDTDDPAVVDRLAGRLHAEAIRLGNTIDDLLALSEIESGSLSDEQLVDPSTVVAAALARCTAAAELRSVAISVHDDSDGARVLGDRRQLVAAVGNLADNAVKYSDPNSEISLALLRRTDAEGEEQLVIEVSDGGIGIPASDRERIFERFYRVDHARSRSTGGTGLGLSIVRHVAINHRGSVELESVEGEGSTFRLVIPLAVEPAIPSVIGES; translated from the coding sequence GTGATCGTCGTGTGGATCGCCATCGCGGCCGTTGCCGGAGCGGCACTCGGCGTTGCCTTCGGCCGGCGCAGTGGCCGACGGGTCGGCGGCCAGGCACGAGAGCAGCGCGAGTACATCCACGAGTCCGACGAGCGAGTCATGCAGGCCATCGAGACGCTGCCGCTGGGCATCGTGCTCTACGACGGGGCGGGCCAGCGGGTGTTCCACAACTCGTCGGCGATGGTGCTCGGTGGCAACCGGCATCAGCGGCCCCTGGTCGATGCTGCGCTCGAGGACGTGTCCTCGTGGGCCGGCGTGCACGGGCAAGCAGAGCGGTCGCTCGATCTGTTCGGCCCGCCTCGCCAGGTGCTCGAGTTCCGTGGATCGCAGGTGATGGTCGATGGCGCCTCCATCGGTGTCGTGGTGATCATCGAAGACGTCACCGAACAGCGGCGGTCGGTCGAGGTTCGCCGCGACTTCGTCGCCAACGTCTCCCACGAGCTGAAGACACCGGTGGGCGCAATGGGGATCCTCGCCGAAGCCCTCGTCGACACCGACGACCCCGCCGTGGTCGACCGGCTCGCCGGGCGGCTGCACGCCGAAGCGATCCGGCTGGGGAACACGATCGACGATCTGCTTGCACTGTCCGAGATCGAGTCCGGCTCGCTCAGCGACGAGCAACTGGTCGATCCGAGCACCGTGGTCGCTGCCGCCCTCGCTCGTTGTACTGCGGCGGCCGAGCTGCGTTCGGTCGCCATCAGCGTGCACGACGACAGCGATGGCGCCCGCGTGCTCGGTGATCGACGGCAATTGGTCGCTGCGGTCGGCAACCTCGCCGACAATGCCGTCAAGTACTCCGATCCGAACTCCGAGATCTCGCTCGCGCTGCTCCGCCGGACCGACGCAGAGGGCGAGGAGCAATTGGTCATCGAGGTCAGCGACGGTGGCATCGGTATTCCGGCCAGCGATCGCGAACGGATTTTCGAGCGCTTCTACCGGGTCGATCACGCCCGGAGTCGCAGCACCGGGGGCACCGGCCTGGGTTTGTCGATCGTTCGTCACGTGGCGATCAACCATCGAGGGTCGGTCGAACTCGAATCGGTCGAAGGTGAGGGATCCACCTTCCGCCTCGTCATCCCGCTGGCGGTGGAGCCGGCGATCCCTTCCGTCATCGGAGAAAGCTGA
- the phoU gene encoding phosphate signaling complex protein PhoU: protein MPTTDPSKPDHRSAYHRRLEALDASLIRLGAMVSELIPWGTQVLLNGDMGEAQKLIDADDEIDHLSVEIEESVYEIMVLQAPVASDLRHLTTILKSVGELERSADLVVNICKATRRMYGSPMSPKIRGVIDGMSQEARRLIQLAMEAFADADSALAAALSDIDDELDNLNREMVEAVFAAHHDGAIDLAAAVQLALVARYYERIGDHAVNIGERVGYMVTGWLPELNGSLRTQHRGQSADPVVANPGDGPADGG from the coding sequence ATGCCCACCACCGACCCGAGCAAGCCGGATCACCGCAGCGCCTACCACCGTCGACTCGAGGCGCTCGACGCCAGCCTGATCCGGCTGGGTGCGATGGTGTCCGAGCTGATCCCCTGGGGCACCCAGGTGCTGCTCAACGGCGACATGGGTGAGGCCCAGAAGCTCATCGACGCCGACGACGAGATCGATCATCTGTCGGTCGAGATCGAGGAATCGGTCTACGAGATCATGGTCCTGCAGGCGCCGGTGGCCAGCGACCTTCGCCACCTCACCACCATCCTCAAGTCCGTTGGCGAACTCGAGCGGTCGGCCGACCTGGTGGTCAACATCTGCAAGGCCACCCGTCGCATGTACGGCTCGCCGATGAGCCCGAAGATCCGAGGCGTCATCGATGGCATGAGCCAGGAGGCCCGTCGTCTGATCCAGCTGGCGATGGAGGCCTTCGCCGATGCCGACAGCGCCTTGGCTGCTGCGTTGAGCGACATCGACGATGAGCTCGACAACCTGAATCGCGAGATGGTCGAAGCGGTCTTTGCCGCTCACCACGATGGTGCCATCGACCTCGCTGCCGCCGTGCAGCTGGCGCTGGTGGCCCGCTACTACGAGCGCATCGGAGACCATGCGGTGAACATCGGCGAACGAGTCGGCTACATGGTCACCGGCTGGCTCCCAGAACTCAACGGTTCGCTCCGGACCCAACACCGTGGCCAGAGCGCTGATCCGGTGGTGGCCAATCCAGGCGACGGCCCAGCCGACGGCGGTTGA
- a CDS encoding PhoU domain-containing protein, with the protein MTLLVGSAFDKAITVLATGDQAVAADLLASDDEIDAMHVSLTEQCYELLVRESPRATDLRLVVSVIRVLTALERIGDLCLRIAKTADDHSLLTAHPGVFAVLRELGRCVRERFGIVQEAWSANSIEPLARLETAEALEDFADPLMSRILELDGPDAARVAVSAFVVGRSLDRIGDHTQILSARLHYLITGDNVYLADEVI; encoded by the coding sequence ATGACTCTGCTGGTCGGAAGCGCGTTCGACAAGGCCATCACGGTGCTCGCCACCGGCGACCAGGCCGTGGCTGCCGATCTCCTCGCCTCCGACGACGAGATCGACGCCATGCACGTCTCACTCACCGAGCAGTGTTACGAGCTGCTCGTCCGTGAATCGCCGCGTGCCACGGACCTCCGGCTCGTCGTGTCGGTGATCCGCGTCCTGACCGCTCTGGAGCGCATCGGTGACCTGTGCCTCCGCATTGCGAAGACCGCCGACGACCACTCGCTGTTGACCGCTCATCCGGGTGTCTTCGCCGTCTTGCGAGAACTCGGACGATGCGTGCGCGAGCGGTTCGGTATTGTGCAGGAGGCGTGGTCAGCCAACTCGATCGAGCCACTCGCCCGGCTCGAGACGGCCGAAGCGCTGGAAGACTTCGCCGATCCGCTCATGAGCCGGATCCTCGAACTCGACGGTCCCGACGCTGCTCGTGTTGCGGTTTCGGCCTTCGTGGTCGGTCGCTCGCTCGACCGCATCGGCGACCACACTCAGATCCTGTCCGCTCGATTGCACTATCTGATCACGGGCGACAACGTCTACCTTGCTGACGAAGTCATCTAG
- a CDS encoding M48 family metalloprotease: MDGRIRWATPVSPERWFDAERLERSRAYHRPLVRAATVRLLSQALLLLVVAVVLGALIEPDDSGWRDAVVAGVLVALAWWLPKLAVDSWMEFHHEPRFDGSTLPIERFVASSLVSTLGVVLVAALAGPTFGALVNATPWWPVIVSFGLGAIAISTGPAVARAAHRAAPLDAPTEADLQLVAEAAGVSRIAWGRLDASIERGLNAVSFGGARSFGGARSRRRRSHRREPLVLCSEELLAADPDLRDFVVAHEIAHLRRRHHAVALTASLAGTAAEVMGLWIIDRMVFTPLGRGVEDPRHWPLATAVLAVIALPVGLLEAWVSRRHERQADLDAASIVGPPRLADLRSMHEHDRSDLDPGAMARLLAHHPPPAERLLLAERSAARRRRSGG; this comes from the coding sequence ATGGACGGCAGGATCCGGTGGGCCACGCCGGTCTCGCCCGAGCGATGGTTCGACGCCGAGCGACTCGAGCGGTCACGGGCCTACCACCGACCACTGGTGAGAGCCGCCACCGTCCGGTTGCTGTCGCAGGCACTGCTGCTCCTCGTCGTCGCCGTTGTCCTCGGAGCGCTGATCGAACCGGATGACTCCGGCTGGCGCGACGCCGTTGTTGCCGGGGTGCTCGTGGCGTTGGCGTGGTGGTTGCCAAAGCTGGCGGTCGACAGCTGGATGGAGTTCCACCACGAGCCGAGATTCGACGGCTCCACGCTGCCCATTGAACGGTTCGTCGCCAGCTCGCTGGTGAGCACACTCGGGGTGGTGCTGGTGGCGGCGCTGGCCGGGCCCACGTTCGGCGCACTGGTGAACGCCACGCCCTGGTGGCCGGTGATCGTGTCCTTCGGACTCGGCGCCATCGCCATTTCGACGGGCCCGGCGGTCGCCCGGGCCGCACATCGAGCGGCGCCACTCGATGCCCCAACCGAGGCCGATCTGCAGCTGGTGGCCGAGGCCGCTGGGGTGTCGAGGATCGCGTGGGGTCGTCTGGATGCCTCGATCGAGCGGGGCTTGAACGCAGTGTCCTTCGGTGGAGCGAGGTCCTTCGGTGGAGCGAGATCGCGGCGACGCAGGAGTCATCGTCGGGAGCCGCTGGTGTTGTGCAGCGAGGAACTGCTGGCCGCCGACCCCGACCTCCGCGACTTCGTGGTCGCCCACGAGATCGCACATCTTCGTCGTCGTCATCACGCCGTCGCACTCACGGCGTCACTTGCGGGAACAGCGGCGGAGGTCATGGGTCTCTGGATCATCGACCGAATGGTGTTCACGCCACTCGGGCGCGGTGTGGAAGATCCTCGGCACTGGCCGCTGGCCACCGCCGTCCTGGCGGTGATCGCGCTGCCGGTCGGTCTGCTCGAGGCCTGGGTGTCGCGTCGCCACGAACGTCAAGCCGACCTCGATGCCGCCTCGATCGTCGGGCCACCTCGATTGGCCGACCTTCGCTCGATGCATGAGCACGATCGGAGCGACTTGGACCCTGGCGCGATGGCGCGCCTGCTCGCTCACCACCCGCCGCCCGCCGAGCGGTTGCTTCTGGCTGAGCGGTCGGCGGCTCGTCGCCGTCGCTCCGGCGGCTGA
- the ppk1 gene encoding polyphosphate kinase 1 translates to MEHHDDIDLSSRFTNRELSWLNFNARVLARAEDESVPELERLKFCAIYASNLDEFFMVRVAGLKDQVAAGITRTPPDGYTPLAQLRHIKRTADRQLDRLERIHVDALRVALAAKGIEIIDWADLDDDERAFAAVEFETRIFPILTPLAVDPGHPFPYISNLSLNLAVQVFDPSSGRQRFARIKVPPSIDRFLALPSGRFVSLEQVIAAHVDQLFPGFNVTGAWPFRVTRNADISLEDEGAEDLLEAVELELRRRRFGRAIRLQVDHTMPPEIMKLLLRELDLEGDDVYHYRGLIDCTGYWQLVSLDRPELLIDSYSGVVPRELQDIESPAEFFARIRRGDILLHHPYDSFSASVSEFVRSAANDPMVRAIKLTIYRTSGDSPIVQSLIHAAEQGKQVAVLVEVKARFDEQANIEWARRLEEAGVHVAYGLVGLKIHCKTALVVREEHDGLRRYCHIGTGNYNPKTATIYEDLGLLTADLQIGEDLSQLFNFLTGYGNHVAFENLLVAPYSLRTGVARLIENERMAPAGEGRIVLKLNSLVDADLIEALYAASQAGVSIDLIVRGICCLRPGIPGLSENIRVRSVVGRYLEHSRILYFANGRGPGTPSYYIGSADLMPRNLDRRVEALVRIDDPAGQARLDQVIEYVLADDDLAWTLGPDDEYHPITTGTFQAHDAFEVLARQRAGVDRSIDITTEMPRPVVRRRPQLPDKNEETMSEIAVRAAGCVVWRRIDGKRRFAVVHRPRYDDWSFAKGKLDPGETELQAALREVLEETGLEGQVGPALPTVFYVDHKDRPKSVHYWLLEHDKGTFVENDEVDELRWCTAPEAADLLTYEYDRTLLEQAAELLGD, encoded by the coding sequence TTGGAACATCACGATGACATCGATCTGTCGAGCCGCTTCACCAACCGCGAGCTGTCCTGGCTGAACTTCAACGCCCGAGTGCTGGCACGGGCCGAAGACGAGTCGGTCCCCGAGCTCGAGCGACTCAAGTTCTGTGCCATCTACGCATCCAACCTCGATGAGTTCTTCATGGTGCGAGTCGCCGGCCTGAAGGACCAGGTGGCGGCCGGCATCACTCGAACGCCGCCCGATGGCTACACGCCCCTTGCTCAACTGCGCCACATCAAGCGCACCGCCGACCGGCAACTCGATCGACTCGAACGGATCCACGTCGATGCGCTGCGGGTTGCGCTCGCAGCCAAAGGGATCGAGATCATCGACTGGGCCGATCTCGACGACGACGAGCGCGCGTTCGCCGCCGTCGAGTTCGAGACCCGGATCTTCCCGATCCTGACGCCGCTCGCGGTCGACCCCGGGCACCCCTTCCCCTACATCTCGAACCTGTCGCTCAATCTCGCGGTGCAGGTGTTCGACCCCTCCAGCGGTCGCCAGCGCTTCGCCCGCATCAAGGTGCCACCATCGATCGATCGGTTCCTCGCCCTTCCCTCGGGCCGCTTCGTCTCGCTGGAACAGGTGATCGCAGCGCACGTCGACCAGCTGTTCCCGGGTTTCAACGTCACTGGCGCGTGGCCGTTCCGGGTCACTCGCAACGCGGATATCAGTCTCGAAGACGAGGGCGCCGAAGACCTGCTCGAAGCGGTCGAGCTCGAGCTGCGACGCCGTCGGTTCGGTCGTGCGATCCGGCTCCAGGTCGACCACACGATGCCGCCCGAGATCATGAAGTTGCTCCTGCGCGAGCTCGACCTCGAGGGTGACGACGTCTATCACTACCGAGGGCTCATCGACTGCACCGGGTACTGGCAGCTCGTTTCGCTCGACCGCCCCGAGTTGCTCATCGATTCGTACAGCGGGGTGGTGCCTCGAGAGCTGCAAGACATCGAGTCGCCGGCGGAGTTCTTCGCCCGAATTCGCCGCGGCGACATCCTGCTCCACCATCCCTACGACTCGTTCTCGGCGTCGGTCAGTGAGTTCGTGCGGTCGGCGGCGAACGACCCCATGGTGCGAGCCATCAAGCTCACCATCTATCGCACCTCGGGTGACTCGCCCATCGTGCAGTCACTGATCCACGCGGCCGAGCAAGGCAAGCAGGTCGCGGTCCTGGTCGAGGTGAAGGCCCGGTTCGACGAGCAAGCCAACATCGAATGGGCCCGACGGCTCGAAGAAGCCGGCGTCCACGTTGCGTACGGTCTCGTCGGTCTCAAGATCCACTGCAAGACCGCGCTGGTCGTGCGCGAGGAACACGACGGGCTCCGCCGGTATTGCCACATCGGCACCGGCAACTACAACCCGAAGACCGCCACGATCTACGAGGACCTCGGGCTCCTCACCGCCGATCTCCAGATCGGTGAGGACCTCAGCCAGCTCTTCAACTTCCTGACCGGCTACGGCAATCATGTCGCGTTCGAGAACCTCCTCGTGGCTCCGTACTCGCTGCGCACCGGAGTGGCTCGACTCATCGAGAACGAGCGGATGGCACCCGCCGGTGAGGGCCGCATCGTTCTCAAGTTGAACAGCCTCGTCGACGCCGACCTGATCGAAGCGCTGTACGCCGCCAGCCAGGCCGGCGTGTCGATCGATCTCATCGTCCGTGGCATCTGCTGCCTGCGACCGGGCATCCCCGGATTGTCCGAGAACATCCGGGTGCGGTCCGTCGTCGGTCGCTACCTCGAGCACTCGCGGATCCTCTACTTCGCCAACGGACGGGGCCCGGGTACGCCCAGCTACTACATCGGGTCGGCCGACCTCATGCCCCGGAACCTCGACCGTCGAGTCGAGGCGCTGGTGCGTATCGATGACCCGGCTGGGCAGGCTCGGCTCGATCAGGTCATCGAGTACGTCCTGGCCGACGACGATCTCGCCTGGACCTTGGGCCCTGACGACGAGTACCACCCCATCACCACCGGGACCTTCCAGGCCCACGATGCGTTCGAAGTGCTCGCCCGCCAGCGAGCCGGGGTCGATCGCAGTATCGACATCACCACCGAGATGCCGAGACCCGTCGTGCGTCGTCGGCCCCAGCTCCCCGACAAGAACGAGGAAACGATGAGCGAGATCGCCGTTCGGGCCGCTGGTTGCGTGGTGTGGCGCCGGATCGACGGGAAGCGTCGCTTCGCTGTCGTACACCGGCCCCGCTACGACGACTGGTCGTTCGCCAAGGGCAAGCTCGATCCGGGCGAGACCGAGCTCCAGGCCGCGCTGCGTGAAGTGCTCGAGGAGACCGGCCTCGAGGGCCAGGTCGGTCCGGCGCTCCCGACGGTCTTCTACGTCGACCACAAGGACCGCCCGAAGTCGGTGCACTACTGGCTCCTCGAACACGACAAGGGCACCTTCGTCGAGAACGATGAGGTCGACGAACTCCGTTGGTGCACCGCTCCCGAGGCGGCAGACCTTCTCACCTACGAGTACGACCGCACGTTGCTGGAACAGGCCGCCGAGCTCCTGGGCGACTGA
- a CDS encoding ROK family protein, whose product MRVVGVDLGGTKVLARIVDTETGWSEGRAKASTPRTGPADVLDVVAKAVRSLDGWEEADAIGIGLPGLVGSDGVVNRCPNIAGWDNPVAVSATLGAALGKPVAVGNDVNCGALAEHRVGAGQGAADLLAVFVGTGVGGGLVLDGHVRGGARGMAGEIGHLTVEPGGRQCGCGGLGHLEAYAGKAGIEREVRVRGSKGVKSMLVRQAADGPLKSRHLAAAIDNDDDLAHELMNDAADALAEGIGNVATLIDLQRVVLGGGIVDKFGEWFVRKIVDSSSFGGFGTSVCELRLAERLDDAGVVGAAMLAGDQFE is encoded by the coding sequence ATGCGCGTCGTCGGCGTCGATCTCGGCGGCACCAAGGTGCTGGCGCGGATCGTCGACACCGAGACCGGATGGTCGGAGGGGCGGGCCAAGGCCTCCACTCCCCGCACCGGACCCGCCGACGTGCTCGATGTCGTGGCCAAGGCCGTCCGCTCGCTCGACGGGTGGGAGGAGGCCGACGCCATCGGCATCGGTCTTCCCGGACTCGTCGGCTCCGATGGTGTCGTCAACCGCTGCCCCAACATTGCCGGTTGGGACAATCCCGTTGCCGTGAGTGCGACGCTGGGCGCTGCCTTGGGCAAGCCCGTTGCCGTCGGCAACGATGTCAACTGCGGTGCCCTCGCCGAGCATCGGGTCGGCGCCGGACAGGGCGCGGCCGACCTGCTGGCCGTGTTCGTCGGCACCGGCGTCGGCGGCGGATTGGTCCTCGATGGTCACGTTCGTGGTGGCGCCCGGGGCATGGCGGGGGAGATCGGACACCTCACCGTCGAGCCCGGTGGTCGTCAATGCGGCTGTGGCGGTCTCGGCCACCTCGAGGCGTACGCCGGCAAGGCCGGCATCGAGCGCGAGGTGCGGGTCAGAGGCTCGAAGGGCGTGAAGTCGATGCTGGTCAGGCAGGCGGCCGACGGCCCCCTCAAGTCACGACACCTGGCCGCCGCCATCGACAACGACGACGACCTCGCCCACGAGCTCATGAACGATGCGGCCGACGCGTTGGCCGAAGGCATCGGCAACGTGGCCACCCTCATCGATCTGCAGCGTGTGGTGCTCGGCGGGGGAATCGTCGACAAGTTCGGCGAGTGGTTCGTTCGCAAGATCGTCGACAGCTCGAGCTTCGGCGGGTTTGGCACGTCGGTCTGTGAACTCCGGTTGGCCGAGCGGCTCGACGACGCGGGCGTCGTTGGTGCCGCCATGCTCGCCGGTGACCAGTTCGAGTGA
- a CDS encoding WhiB family transcriptional regulator: MDTNWMADGNCNNHPPSVFFPSDGVGVEVAKKICATCPVQATCLEYALDARIDHGVWGGASERQRRRILKARRAEQRLAAS; encoded by the coding sequence ATGGACACCAATTGGATGGCCGACGGCAACTGCAACAACCACCCACCCTCGGTCTTCTTCCCGAGCGACGGTGTGGGCGTCGAAGTAGCCAAGAAGATCTGCGCCACGTGCCCGGTGCAGGCGACCTGCCTCGAGTACGCGCTCGACGCCCGTATCGATCACGGCGTCTGGGGCGGAGCATCGGAGCGTCAGCGTCGCCGCATCTTGAAGGCACGCCGGGCCGAGCAGCGCCTCGCTGCCAGCTGA
- a CDS encoding sigma-70 family RNA polymerase sigma factor, which yields MARSRRTLTDQATSDVPSWEEVALTHGRFIYSVAYRLTGNHHDAQDLVQEVLLRVRRGLATYQPGNLEGWLGRITTNAFLDRVRRDKRRPTVPLPDEPDRVIAGTEGIDAELEASDLPQHLQDMLGELPVDYRIPVIMKDVFGYSYEDIAERLDIPIGTVRSRIHRGRGRLREAMAA from the coding sequence GTGGCACGTTCTCGTCGCACGCTCACCGATCAGGCAACCTCTGACGTTCCCTCGTGGGAAGAGGTTGCACTCACTCACGGTCGGTTCATCTACAGCGTCGCGTACCGCCTCACTGGGAACCACCACGATGCGCAGGATCTGGTGCAAGAAGTGTTGTTGCGAGTCAGGCGAGGACTAGCCACCTACCAGCCCGGGAATCTCGAGGGCTGGCTCGGTCGAATCACCACCAACGCGTTCCTCGACCGGGTCCGACGCGACAAGCGACGACCCACCGTGCCACTGCCCGACGAGCCCGATCGGGTCATCGCCGGCACCGAAGGCATCGACGCCGAACTCGAAGCCAGCGATCTGCCGCAGCACCTCCAGGACATGTTGGGTGAGCTGCCGGTCGACTATCGCATTCCGGTGATCATGAAAGACGTGTTCGGTTACTCCTACGAAGACATCGCCGAGCGCCTCGACATCCCGATCGGCACCGTCAGGTCGCGGATTCACCGTGGTCGCGGCCGGTTGCGAGAGGCGATGGCGGCATGA
- the tatA gene encoding twin-arginine translocase TatA/TatE family subunit — protein sequence MAGLKPQELLIILVILLVLFGGAKLPQLARNLGRAQKEFKDGIAEGSSSASDENSKSE from the coding sequence ATGGCAGGACTCAAGCCCCAAGAACTTCTGATCATCTTGGTCATCCTTCTCGTGTTGTTCGGCGGCGCGAAGCTGCCCCAGCTCGCGAGAAACCTGGGCCGGGCGCAGAAGGAATTCAAGGATGGGATCGCTGAGGGCTCGTCCTCGGCGTCAGACGAGAACTCGAAGAGCGAGTAA
- a CDS encoding WhiB family transcriptional regulator — MRSGRKQLALDTTWQEFSNCLGVDPDLFFPERGASTREAKEVCRGCVVRGDCLEFALANGEKFGIWGGMSERERRRIRRQRALERETVPAPVEVVSAHFG; from the coding sequence ATGCGAAGTGGGCGAAAACAACTGGCGCTGGACACGACCTGGCAAGAGTTCTCGAACTGCTTGGGCGTTGATCCTGACCTCTTCTTCCCCGAACGGGGCGCCTCCACGCGTGAGGCAAAAGAAGTGTGCCGTGGCTGTGTCGTCCGAGGAGACTGTCTCGAGTTCGCGCTTGCCAACGGTGAGAAGTTCGGCATCTGGGGTGGCATGAGCGAGCGTGAGCGGCGCCGCATCCGTCGTCAGCGAGCGCTCGAGCGCGAGACCGTGCCTGCCCCGGTCGAAGTCGTGTCGGCCCACTTCGGCTGA